The Dysidea avara chromosome 13, odDysAvar1.4, whole genome shotgun sequence genome includes a region encoding these proteins:
- the LOC136242517 gene encoding multifunctional procollagen lysine hydroxylase and glycosyltransferase LH3-like isoform X2 → MKSVLILILAGLLSWSRADDDKLDLLLITIATDPTDGYVRFVRSAEKYGYNVRTVGMGLEWKGGDMAHNPGGGHKINLLKPVVAEYKDKKNLLIMFTDSYDVILAASPQSVIEKFLDFKASSVFSAEGFCWPDRSLASQYPKVALGKRFLCSGGFVGYASVIADIIADHEISDTDDDQLYYTKIFLDVAKREKYKMKLDHRSHIFQNLNGASEEVELKFLDNETVAFNSLYDTSAAVYHGNGPSKLFLNSFLSNYIAGVWNQATGCTVCDTVELKEDSQLPELLLAIFVERPTPFLEEFLQKISALNYPTNKMSLWVHCQIPYHNEEISSWVEAVKEKYARVSYVDPSQGVSETDARTQAMQECRDQKCGYYFSVDAIAHLDNPDVVRKLMQLNRTVVAPFMIRPNMLWSNYWGNIASNGFYARSRDYNEIVGYNRLNIWNAPYIGDAMMFSGEWLAANSPVFHSDNFDPDMTWCEWMRDKGHFMYVSNLEEYGHLINPDDYSTDHLHSDFYEIKNNKLDWEKKYIHENYSRVLEDDYEVEQPCPDVYHFPVTSKRFCEELIEEVEHFGQWSGGKHEDGRLAGGYENVPTVDIHMNQIGFEQQWLQFLKDYIGPVQLKVFPGYYTEAHAIMNFVVKYHLQGQTKLRPHHDSSTFTVNMALSMPGVDHSGGGSRFLRYNCSVLDSPSGWSIIHPGRLTHYHEGLPLINGTRYIMVSFVDP, encoded by the exons ATGAAAAGTGTACTAATATTGATCTTAGCTGGCCTGCTATCCTGGAGCAGAGCAG ATGATGACAAACTCGATCTACTATTGATAACTATTGCTACTGACCCAACTGATGGCTATGTACGATTTGTGAGATCAGCAGAGAAATATGGCTACAATGTCAGG ACCGTTGGAATGGGTTTGGAATGGAAAGGTGGTGACATGGCACATAATCCTGGCGGTGGACATAAAATTAACCTGTTGAAACCAGTTGTTGCTGAATACAAGGACAAGAAAAACCTGCTCATCATGTTTACAGACAG CTATGATGTGATCTTGGCTGCTAGTCCGCAAAGTGTCATTGAAAAGTTCCTGGATTTCAAAGCAAGCTCTGTTTTCTCAGCTGAAGGATTTTGTTGGCCAGACAGATCATTAGCG TCTCAATATCCCAAAGTTGCCTTGGGAAAGAGATTTCTCTGCTCTGGTG GTTTTGTGGGATATGCTAGTGTGATTGCTGACATTATTGCTGATCATGAGATCTCTGATACTGATGATGATCAACTCTACTACACTAAGATATTCTTGGACGTGGCAAAAAGA gagAAGTACAAAATGAAACTAGATCATCGCTCACATATATTCCAAAATTTGAATGGGGCTAGTG AGGAAGTTGAATTGAAGTTTCTCGATAATGAAACTGTTGCCTTTAACAGTTTGTATGACACTTCTGCAGCTGTGTACCATGGAAATGGTCCATCTAAG TTGTTCTTGAACTCATTTCTCAGTAACTACATAGCCGGCGTATGGAACCAGGCCACTGGCTGTACTGTGTGTGATACTGTTGAGTTGAAAGAAGACAGTCAATTACCTGAGCTGCTTCTGGCTATATTTGTGGAGAGACCGACACCATTCCTCGAAGAATTCCTTCAGAAAATATCTGCTCTAAACTACCCAACTAATAAAATGTCTTTGTGGGTTCACTGTCAA ATACCTTACCACAATGAGGAGATCTCTAGTTGGGTGGAGGCTGTAAAAGAGAAGTATGCTCGTGTGTCGTATGTTGATCCTTCACAAGGTGTGAGTGAAACCGATGCTAGAACACAAGCCAT GCAGGAGTGTAGAGATCAGAAATGTGGCTACTACTTTTCAGTGGATGCTATTGCACATCTTGATAATCCTGATGTTGTTCGTAAACTGATGCAGCTCAATAG GACTGTTGTAGCACCTTTTATGATTCGTCCCAATATGTTGTGGTCAAACTACTGGGGTAACATAGCCAGCAATGGATTCTATGCACGATCTCGTGATTACAACGAAATTGTTGGATACAATAGATT GAATATATGGAATGCTCCATATATTGGTGATGCAATGATGTTCAGTGGTGAATGGCTGGCTGCTAATTCCCCAGTCTTCCACAGTGACAATTTTGACCCTGACATGACATGGTGTGAATGGATGAGGGATAAG GGACATTTTATGTATGTGTCCAACTTGGAGGAATATGGACATCTCATCAACCCAGATGACTACTCCACAGATcatctacacagtgacttttATGAGATCAAGAATAATAAGCTG GATTGGGAGAAGAAATACATTCATGAGAATTATTCACGTGTACTAGAGGATGACTATGAAGTAGAACAG CCTTGTCCAGATGTGTACCACTTCCCTGTGACATCAAAACGCTTCTGTGAAGAATTGATTGAG GAGGTTGAGCACTTTGGCCAGTGGTCAGGTGGAAAACATGAG GATGGAAGACTGGCTGGTGGATATGAGAATGTACCCACAGTAGATATACACATGaaccag ATTGGGTTTGAGCAACAGTGGCTACAGTTCCTGAAGGACTACATTGGTCCAGTTCAACTCAAGGTGTTTCCTGGATACTACACTGAG GCACACGCCATCATGAACTTCGTAGTGAAGTATCACCTGCAGGGCCAGACCAAGCTAAGGCCACATCATGATTCATCAACATTTACAGTGAACATGGCACTGTCAATGCCAGGAGTTGATCACTCA gGTGGTGGTAGCCGATTCCTACGCTACAATTGCAGTGTACTGGACAGTCCCAGTGGATGGAGCATCATTCATCCTGGACGACTGACACATTATCATGAGGGACTTCCCCTCATTAACGGCACCAGATATATAATGGTGTCATTTGTTGACCCTTAG
- the LOC136242517 gene encoding multifunctional procollagen lysine hydroxylase and glycosyltransferase LH3-like isoform X1, with the protein MKSVLILILAGLLSWSRADDDKLDLLLITIATDPTDGYVRFVRSAEKYGYNVRTVGMGLEWKGGDMAHNPGGGHKINLLKPVVAEYKDKKNLLIMFTDSYDVILAASPQSVIEKFLDFKASSVFSAEGFCWPDRSLASQYPKVALGKRFLCSGGFVGYASVIADIIADHEISDTDDDQLYYTKIFLDVAKREKYKMKLDHRSHIFQNLNGASEEVELKFLDNETVAFNSLYDTSAAVYHGNGPSKLFLNSFLSNYIAGVWNQATGCTVCDTVELKEDSQLPELLLAIFVERPTPFLEEFLQKISALNYPTNKMSLWVHCQIPYHNEEISSWVEAVKEKYARVSYVDPSQGVSETDARTQAMQECRDQKCGYYFSVDAIAHLDNPDVVRKLMQLNRTVVAPFMIRPNMLWSNYWGNIASNGFYARSRDYNEIVGYNRLNIWNAPYIGDAMMFSGEWLAANSPVFHSDNFDPDMTWCEWMRDKGHFMYVSNLEEYGHLINPDDYSTDHLHSDFYEIKNNKLDWEKKYIHENYSRVLEDDYEVEQPCPDVYHFPVTSKRFCEELIEEVEHFGQWSGGKHEDGRLAGGYENVPTVDIHMNQIGFEQQWLQFLKDYIGPVQLKVFPGYYTEVGLVSEVLLFYLSTQAHAIMNFVVKYHLQGQTKLRPHHDSSTFTVNMALSMPGVDHSGGGSRFLRYNCSVLDSPSGWSIIHPGRLTHYHEGLPLINGTRYIMVSFVDP; encoded by the exons ATGAAAAGTGTACTAATATTGATCTTAGCTGGCCTGCTATCCTGGAGCAGAGCAG ATGATGACAAACTCGATCTACTATTGATAACTATTGCTACTGACCCAACTGATGGCTATGTACGATTTGTGAGATCAGCAGAGAAATATGGCTACAATGTCAGG ACCGTTGGAATGGGTTTGGAATGGAAAGGTGGTGACATGGCACATAATCCTGGCGGTGGACATAAAATTAACCTGTTGAAACCAGTTGTTGCTGAATACAAGGACAAGAAAAACCTGCTCATCATGTTTACAGACAG CTATGATGTGATCTTGGCTGCTAGTCCGCAAAGTGTCATTGAAAAGTTCCTGGATTTCAAAGCAAGCTCTGTTTTCTCAGCTGAAGGATTTTGTTGGCCAGACAGATCATTAGCG TCTCAATATCCCAAAGTTGCCTTGGGAAAGAGATTTCTCTGCTCTGGTG GTTTTGTGGGATATGCTAGTGTGATTGCTGACATTATTGCTGATCATGAGATCTCTGATACTGATGATGATCAACTCTACTACACTAAGATATTCTTGGACGTGGCAAAAAGA gagAAGTACAAAATGAAACTAGATCATCGCTCACATATATTCCAAAATTTGAATGGGGCTAGTG AGGAAGTTGAATTGAAGTTTCTCGATAATGAAACTGTTGCCTTTAACAGTTTGTATGACACTTCTGCAGCTGTGTACCATGGAAATGGTCCATCTAAG TTGTTCTTGAACTCATTTCTCAGTAACTACATAGCCGGCGTATGGAACCAGGCCACTGGCTGTACTGTGTGTGATACTGTTGAGTTGAAAGAAGACAGTCAATTACCTGAGCTGCTTCTGGCTATATTTGTGGAGAGACCGACACCATTCCTCGAAGAATTCCTTCAGAAAATATCTGCTCTAAACTACCCAACTAATAAAATGTCTTTGTGGGTTCACTGTCAA ATACCTTACCACAATGAGGAGATCTCTAGTTGGGTGGAGGCTGTAAAAGAGAAGTATGCTCGTGTGTCGTATGTTGATCCTTCACAAGGTGTGAGTGAAACCGATGCTAGAACACAAGCCAT GCAGGAGTGTAGAGATCAGAAATGTGGCTACTACTTTTCAGTGGATGCTATTGCACATCTTGATAATCCTGATGTTGTTCGTAAACTGATGCAGCTCAATAG GACTGTTGTAGCACCTTTTATGATTCGTCCCAATATGTTGTGGTCAAACTACTGGGGTAACATAGCCAGCAATGGATTCTATGCACGATCTCGTGATTACAACGAAATTGTTGGATACAATAGATT GAATATATGGAATGCTCCATATATTGGTGATGCAATGATGTTCAGTGGTGAATGGCTGGCTGCTAATTCCCCAGTCTTCCACAGTGACAATTTTGACCCTGACATGACATGGTGTGAATGGATGAGGGATAAG GGACATTTTATGTATGTGTCCAACTTGGAGGAATATGGACATCTCATCAACCCAGATGACTACTCCACAGATcatctacacagtgacttttATGAGATCAAGAATAATAAGCTG GATTGGGAGAAGAAATACATTCATGAGAATTATTCACGTGTACTAGAGGATGACTATGAAGTAGAACAG CCTTGTCCAGATGTGTACCACTTCCCTGTGACATCAAAACGCTTCTGTGAAGAATTGATTGAG GAGGTTGAGCACTTTGGCCAGTGGTCAGGTGGAAAACATGAG GATGGAAGACTGGCTGGTGGATATGAGAATGTACCCACAGTAGATATACACATGaaccag ATTGGGTTTGAGCAACAGTGGCTACAGTTCCTGAAGGACTACATTGGTCCAGTTCAACTCAAGGTGTTTCCTGGATACTACACTGAGGTAGGTTTAGTATCTGAAGTTCTTCTATTTTATCTCTCCACCCAGGCACACGCCATCATGAACTTCGTAGTGAAGTATCACCTGCAGGGCCAGACCAAGCTAAGGCCACATCATGATTCATCAACATTTACAGTGAACATGGCACTGTCAATGCCAGGAGTTGATCACTCA gGTGGTGGTAGCCGATTCCTACGCTACAATTGCAGTGTACTGGACAGTCCCAGTGGATGGAGCATCATTCATCCTGGACGACTGACACATTATCATGAGGGACTTCCCCTCATTAACGGCACCAGATATATAATGGTGTCATTTGTTGACCCTTAG
- the LOC136242567 gene encoding large ribosomal subunit protein eL22-like, with protein sequence MSKSQAKKSTKGKKSKKITLKFSVDCTIPVEDEIMDVASFEQFLRERIKVNGKTGNLGNEVTLAKDKNMINVASDIPFSKRYLKYLTKKFLKKNNLRDYIRVVASSSASYELRYFQINPEEEEASDEGES encoded by the exons ATGTCGAAATCACAAGCTAAAAAGTCCACGAAG GGGAAGAAAAGCAAGAAGATAACATTGAAGTTTTCTGTGGATTGTACCATTCCCGTAGAAGATGAGATTATGGACGTGGCATCTTTT GAGCAGTTTCTCAGGGAAAGAATAAAAGTCAATGGAAAGACTGGTAACCTAGGGAATGAAGTAACACTAGCCAAAGACAAGAACATGATTAATGTAGCTTCAGATATTCCTTTTTCAAAGAG GTACTTGAAGTATCTCACAAAGAAGTTCCTGAAAAAGAACAATTTGAGAGATTACATCCGTGTTGTGGCCAGCAGCAGTGCAAGCTATGAGTTGAGATACTTCCAGATCAATCCTGAGGAAGAAGAAGCCAGTGATGAAGGAGAAAGCTAG